A single region of the Verrucomicrobiota bacterium genome encodes:
- a CDS encoding DNA methyltransferase — translation MFCFFAEDTGLLPKNLFTEVLKCGLDDLHHLAISLESLFAVMARGGVFGKDKIRHFNGHLFEDSSVFELTEEELKKLAEAGEADWQFIQPSIMGTLFERALEPEQRSQLGAHYTSEGDIKMLVEPVLMAPLRREWSALKGELTAAFAKGKGSPEQRRKLDGFLKKLRDTVVLDPACGSGNFLYVALQMLLGLEKEVITFATQLGWRIDPEVSVQQLRAIEINPYAYELAQVSVQIGFLQWRRDNGFLNDRTPVLQNLDGFQNEDALLVPHFRNKAKTLKEAQAGEHVGDDNLKFYTEREWPECDVIVGNPPFLGGSEIKEELGLQYQKELWRIFDGRLPGFADLCCYWFEKSREQIKNNKCNRAGLLATQSIRGGANREVLKRIKNDGNIFFAESDRPWILAGASVNVSMIGFDDGKETIRILDSKPVPEINANLTSKIDITFAVALHANHGISFQGSQKIGAFDISETLAIEWLDLPNPHARPNSDVLVPLCNGIDLTRRPRGIWIIDFGLYTPVQQAAPYEIPFKYVIENVKPERDLNPRDVRRINWWKHGDGQPAMRSAISTCHRFMAISAHTKHTTFTWLNAGILPDKALIVFARSDDFFFGVIHSRIHEIWSLKLGTQLEDRPRYTPTTCFETFPFPFPDDLQASALPAPEPLAANGGWDTVMTTRFYEVKEDASPYGGPPTTPEGHRAAIAAAAKELNDLRERWLNPPEWTETRVLQFPGTVDGPWDRYIDRSTVRDCGTFQIGTVRYPRLEPLDAECAAKLKKRTLTNLYNERPMWLDLAHKKLDAVVAAAYGWPADLTDEQILERLLALNLERAAQEEKLAKTKKTKTSREKADDELI, via the coding sequence GTGTTCTGCTTTTTTGCCGAGGATACCGGGCTGCTGCCCAAGAATCTGTTCACGGAGGTGCTGAAATGCGGGCTGGATGATTTGCATCACTTGGCCATAAGCCTCGAAAGCCTGTTCGCCGTCATGGCCAGGGGCGGCGTGTTTGGCAAAGATAAAATCCGCCATTTCAACGGGCACCTGTTTGAAGACTCCTCCGTGTTTGAACTGACGGAGGAAGAACTCAAGAAGCTGGCCGAGGCCGGGGAGGCCGATTGGCAGTTCATTCAACCGAGCATCATGGGCACGCTCTTTGAACGCGCCCTGGAGCCGGAGCAGCGCTCGCAGTTGGGCGCGCACTACACCAGCGAGGGCGATATTAAAATGCTGGTGGAGCCGGTGCTCATGGCCCCGCTGCGCCGCGAATGGTCCGCACTCAAGGGCGAACTCACCGCCGCTTTTGCCAAAGGCAAAGGGAGCCCGGAGCAACGCCGCAAACTGGATGGCTTTCTCAAAAAGCTGCGCGACACCGTGGTGCTCGACCCCGCCTGCGGCAGCGGTAACTTCCTCTACGTGGCGCTGCAAATGCTGCTGGGCCTGGAAAAGGAGGTCATCACCTTTGCCACGCAACTCGGCTGGCGCATTGATCCGGAAGTCAGCGTGCAGCAACTCCGCGCCATCGAGATCAATCCCTATGCGTATGAACTGGCGCAGGTCTCCGTCCAGATCGGTTTCCTGCAATGGCGGCGCGATAACGGTTTTCTCAATGATCGGACACCGGTATTGCAAAATCTCGACGGCTTCCAAAACGAAGACGCGCTGCTAGTGCCGCACTTCCGCAACAAAGCCAAGACGCTAAAGGAAGCCCAGGCCGGCGAACACGTGGGCGATGATAATTTGAAGTTCTACACCGAACGCGAATGGCCGGAGTGCGATGTGATTGTGGGGAATCCTCCATTTCTTGGTGGCAGCGAAATAAAAGAAGAGCTTGGCCTGCAATACCAAAAAGAGCTTTGGCGAATTTTTGATGGCCGGTTACCTGGATTTGCTGATCTATGTTGTTATTGGTTTGAAAAGTCGCGCGAGCAAATCAAAAACAATAAATGCAACCGTGCAGGACTTCTTGCAACACAATCCATTCGTGGAGGCGCCAACCGTGAAGTCTTAAAACGAATAAAAAATGATGGGAATATTTTCTTTGCTGAGAGTGATCGTCCATGGATTCTTGCAGGCGCGTCCGTAAATGTCAGTATGATTGGGTTTGACGATGGTAAAGAGACAATACGAATTCTTGATTCAAAACCAGTGCCGGAAATAAATGCAAACCTGACCTCAAAAATAGATATTACATTCGCTGTTGCGCTTCATGCAAATCATGGGATTAGTTTCCAAGGGTCTCAAAAAATAGGGGCTTTCGATATTTCAGAAACACTTGCAATCGAATGGCTTGATCTTCCGAATCCACATGCTCGCCCAAACAGTGATGTTTTGGTGCCGCTTTGTAATGGCATCGATTTAACAAGACGTCCAAGAGGTATTTGGATTATTGATTTTGGATTATATACACCAGTCCAACAGGCAGCACCCTATGAAATACCTTTCAAATATGTTATTGAGAACGTCAAACCAGAAAGGGATCTAAATCCACGCGATGTTCGGCGTATTAATTGGTGGAAGCATGGAGATGGCCAACCAGCGATGCGTTCTGCGATTTCAACATGTCATAGGTTTATGGCAATCTCAGCACACACTAAACACACAACGTTTACATGGTTAAACGCCGGAATTTTGCCAGATAAAGCACTTATCGTTTTTGCTCGCTCAGATGATTTCTTTTTCGGTGTTATTCATTCACGCATCCACGAGATTTGGAGTTTGAAACTCGGTACCCAGTTAGAAGATCGTCCTCGCTACACACCCACAACCTGCTTCGAGACGTTTCCCTTTCCATTCCCGGATGATTTGCAGGCATCAGCTCTCCCCGCTCCGGAGCCGCTAGCGGCGAATGGTGGCTGGGACACTGTGATGACGACCCGATTCTACGAGGTAAAAGAAGATGCGTCACCTTACGGCGGTCCGCCCACCACGCCCGAGGGGCATCGCGCCGCGATTGCCGCCGCCGCCAAGGAACTCAACGATTTGCGCGAACGCTGGCTCAACCCGCCGGAATGGACGGAGACCCGTGTGCTCCAATTCCCAGGCACGGTGGACGGTCCCTGGGATCGCTATATTGACCGCAGTACCGTTCGGGATTGCGGCACCTTCCAAATCGGCACCGTGCGTTATCCGCGTTTGGAACCGCTCGACGCCGAATGCGCCGCCAAACTCAAGAAACGCACGCTGACCAATCTCTATAACGAACGTCCCATGTGGCTCGATCTGGCCCATAAGAAACTGGACGCCGTCGTCGCCGCCGCCTACGGCTGGCCCGCCGACTTGACCGATGAACAAATCCTGGAACGGTTGCTGGCGCTGAACTTGGAACGTGCCGCCCAAGAGGAAAAACTGGCTAAAACCAAAAAAACCAAAACATCCCGTGAGAAAGCGGATGATGAACTGATATAA
- a CDS encoding GH116 family glycosyl hydrolase — protein sequence MKHNPSTNGEANAPHPRNALERRDFLKTIGLGSAVLAYAPWRAMAGPFDPKEFEKLVPADKKLAPEWVKSLFERGTRTVYRGAELEKIGMPVGGICAGQLYLGGDGKLWHWDIFNKHIGTGDSHYRNPLKPSSPLDQGFALLVSAGGKSQLRPLDGTGWSDVSFTGEYPIGYVEYRDPESPASVSLEAFSPFIPLNPEDSNLPATVMRFTVKNTSAQPLEAELAGWLENAVCLYSSETRDIVRRNRVVKRDQYVFLEASAEAAPMEKSAPKRPEIVFDDFERETYESWIATGTAFGTGPVEKSKVPGYQGELGMHGTHVVNSHAAAPGNNTGGKDGATGTLTSKPFTIERHYITFLVGGGSHKGKTCVNLLVDDKVVLSTTGASDNKMSPASWNVRKWEGKVAKIQLVDNETGAWGNIGIDYIVFTDQSGEAAGTLAEESDFGTMGLALLDPKPDDLAVTSLPETPVPSGLFSKSAIVSDALASKPAGHKLVGSLTRKLSLAPGQSGTVTFLVTWHFPNDKIKGLKATPVRHYAVRFNSAVAVVEYLARNLELLASQTRLWHDTWYDSTLPYWFLDRTFLNTSILATSTSHWFQDNRFYGWEGVGCCPGTCTHVWHYAHAMGRLFPQLERSLRELTDYGTGFEEETGRIRFRAEHNNHWAVDGQSGTILRVYREHQASADNQFLKKIWPRVKKSLEFMISKDEGGDGIMDGPQHNTLDADWWGQVAWLSGLYLAALRAGEEMAKELGDEAFARQCREIFEKGRRNIGEKLFNGEYFVQQGDPAHAKSVGSYDGCEIDQVFGQSWAWQVHLGRILDEDKVKTALRSLWRYNFTPDVGPYREAYKSGRWYAMPGEAGLLMCSWPKGEAARVKVSYDYYFNECMNGFEYQVAGHMIWEGMVQEGLAITRAVHDRYHASRRNPWNEVECGDHYARSMASYGVYLAACGYEYHGPQGRLGFAPRLTPEKFQAAFTAAEGWGTFTQWLENGTAMARVALKWGQLRVRTLALGLPPNTAAAKVKIIVAGKTIQGTLAKQGDRVEIQLNADVLLKAGETLEVMVS from the coding sequence ATGAAACATAACCCTTCAACTAACGGCGAGGCAAATGCCCCTCACCCAAGGAACGCCCTGGAACGTCGCGATTTCCTGAAAACCATTGGCCTCGGTTCGGCAGTGTTGGCGTACGCACCTTGGCGGGCCATGGCCGGGCCGTTTGATCCGAAAGAGTTTGAGAAACTGGTCCCCGCCGATAAGAAACTGGCGCCGGAATGGGTGAAGTCCCTGTTTGAACGCGGGACCCGTACGGTCTATCGCGGGGCGGAGTTGGAAAAGATCGGGATGCCGGTGGGCGGGATTTGCGCCGGGCAACTCTACCTGGGCGGCGATGGCAAGCTGTGGCATTGGGATATCTTCAATAAACATATCGGGACGGGCGATAGCCATTATCGCAATCCGCTAAAGCCCTCGTCGCCATTGGATCAGGGGTTCGCGTTGTTGGTGTCGGCGGGAGGTAAGTCGCAGTTGCGTCCGCTGGACGGCACTGGGTGGAGCGACGTGTCGTTCACGGGAGAATATCCCATTGGTTATGTGGAGTATCGCGATCCGGAATCGCCGGCGAGCGTATCTCTGGAGGCGTTCTCGCCGTTCATTCCGCTTAATCCCGAGGATTCGAATCTGCCAGCTACGGTCATGCGGTTCACGGTCAAGAATACCAGCGCGCAGCCGTTGGAGGCGGAGCTGGCCGGTTGGCTGGAGAATGCCGTGTGCCTGTACAGCAGCGAGACGCGGGACATCGTGCGGCGTAACCGGGTGGTGAAACGCGACCAATACGTGTTCCTCGAAGCTTCCGCAGAAGCGGCCCCGATGGAGAAGAGCGCGCCCAAGCGGCCAGAGATTGTGTTCGATGATTTCGAACGGGAGACCTACGAGAGTTGGATTGCGACGGGCACGGCGTTTGGCACCGGCCCGGTTGAGAAGAGCAAGGTGCCCGGTTACCAAGGGGAGCTGGGCATGCACGGCACGCACGTGGTGAATTCGCATGCCGCCGCGCCTGGCAACAATACTGGCGGGAAAGACGGTGCCACCGGTACGCTCACCAGCAAACCGTTTACCATTGAACGCCATTACATCACCTTCCTCGTTGGCGGCGGATCGCACAAAGGCAAGACCTGTGTGAACCTGCTAGTGGATGACAAGGTCGTCCTCTCCACCACTGGCGCGAGTGACAATAAGATGAGCCCGGCCAGTTGGAACGTGCGCAAGTGGGAGGGCAAGGTGGCAAAGATTCAACTGGTGGACAACGAAACGGGGGCCTGGGGCAACATTGGCATAGATTACATCGTGTTCACGGATCAATCCGGCGAGGCGGCGGGGACGCTGGCCGAGGAATCGGATTTCGGCACGATGGGGTTGGCGTTGCTGGATCCCAAACCGGATGATCTGGCCGTCACGTCGTTGCCGGAAACGCCGGTGCCTTCCGGTCTGTTTTCAAAAAGCGCAATCGTTTCCGATGCGCTGGCCTCCAAACCGGCCGGGCACAAACTGGTCGGCTCGCTCACGCGCAAGCTGTCCCTGGCACCGGGGCAATCGGGCACCGTGACGTTCCTGGTCACGTGGCATTTCCCGAACGACAAGATCAAGGGCTTGAAAGCCACGCCGGTCCGGCATTACGCCGTCCGCTTCAATTCAGCGGTGGCCGTGGTCGAATACCTGGCCCGGAACCTGGAATTGCTCGCCAGCCAGACGCGACTCTGGCACGACACCTGGTACGATTCGACGCTGCCGTATTGGTTCCTGGATCGCACGTTTCTCAACACCTCCATCCTGGCCACCTCCACGTCGCACTGGTTCCAGGACAACCGTTTTTATGGCTGGGAAGGCGTTGGTTGCTGCCCTGGCACCTGCACGCACGTCTGGCATTACGCCCACGCCATGGGCCGCCTCTTTCCGCAACTTGAACGCAGCCTGCGCGAGTTGACGGATTATGGCACCGGGTTCGAGGAAGAGACCGGGCGCATCCGGTTTCGCGCCGAGCACAACAACCACTGGGCGGTGGATGGCCAGTCGGGCACGATCCTGCGCGTGTATCGCGAACACCAGGCGAGTGCCGACAACCAGTTCCTGAAAAAAATCTGGCCGCGCGTGAAGAAGTCCCTCGAATTCATGATCAGCAAGGACGAGGGCGGCGACGGCATCATGGATGGTCCGCAGCATAACACGCTGGATGCCGATTGGTGGGGGCAGGTGGCCTGGCTCAGCGGCTTGTATCTCGCCGCGTTGCGGGCCGGGGAAGAGATGGCGAAGGAATTGGGCGATGAGGCGTTTGCCCGGCAGTGTCGCGAGATTTTCGAGAAAGGCCGGCGGAACATCGGGGAGAAACTGTTTAACGGCGAGTACTTCGTTCAACAGGGTGATCCGGCTCACGCCAAATCCGTCGGGTCTTATGACGGCTGCGAGATTGACCAGGTGTTCGGCCAAAGCTGGGCGTGGCAGGTCCACTTGGGGCGCATCCTGGATGAGGACAAGGTGAAGACGGCGTTGCGCTCCTTGTGGCGTTACAATTTCACGCCGGATGTCGGCCCGTATCGCGAAGCGTACAAGTCGGGCCGCTGGTACGCGATGCCGGGGGAAGCCGGGTTGCTGATGTGTTCCTGGCCGAAGGGCGAGGCTGCGCGCGTCAAGGTGAGTTACGATTATTATTTCAACGAATGCATGAACGGGTTCGAGTACCAGGTGGCCGGGCATATGATCTGGGAAGGGATGGTGCAGGAGGGGCTGGCCATCACGCGTGCCGTTCATGACCGTTATCACGCATCCCGGCGCAACCCGTGGAACGAGGTGGAGTGCGGCGATCACTATGCGCGGTCCATGGCCAGCTACGGTGTGTACCTGGCCGCGTGCGGCTACGAGTATCATGGCCCTCAGGGGCGGCTTGGCTTTGCTCCGCGGCTGACACCGGAAAAGTTCCAGGCAGCCTTCACGGCGGCGGAAGGGTGGGGGACCTTCACGCAATGGTTGGAGAACGGGACGGCCATGGCACGGGTGGCGCTCAAGTGGGGGCAATTGCGCGTGCGCACGCTGGCGCTCGGGTTGCCGCCGAATACTGCTGCCGCCAAAGTGAAAATCATTGTGGCAGGGAAAACCATTCAGGGCACCCTGGCCAAACAAGGCGACCGGGTGGAGATTCAGTTAAACGCAGACGTCCTGCTTAAAGCGGGTGAGACGCTGGAAGTGATGGTGAGTTGA
- a CDS encoding efflux RND transporter permease subunit, whose product MNSNDTKSQGTQRPKDTPSGLGVAGRVASLFIDSKLTPLIILSSVLLGVGAALLLPREEEPQIKVPMVDVMVSMPGSNAREVEERVTRPMEKLLWEIPGVEYVYSTSKPGESLVIVRFKVGEDIERSLVKLNQKLQSNYDRIPHGVSAPLIKQRSIDDVPILALTFHSSRYDHLTLRRLVAQVDDAVKQVPLVAETTIIGGARRQVRVLLDPARLASRNLSAAGLIPMLQQANRQTASGGLTSDNHEVAVETGAFLSSAEEVGNVVAGVFNGKPVYLREVSTIVDGAEEPTQYVLFGQGIASASLATEQNAVTITVAKRPGANAIDVAHDVMRKVNALKGRLIPADITLTVTRHYGETASEKSNELLFHMGIAVVSVSILILLTLGWRESLIVGIAIPATLALTLLVFYLYGYTLNRITLFALIFSIGILVDDAIVVVENIVRHFHLPHNQGRPWSAIAIEAVNEVGNPTILATFAVIAAVLPMAFVGGLMGPYMRPIPVGSSAAMLFSLGIAFIVTPWAAVRILRWGASKVAASTSVSTTSAPHSHFEHEEDFFTRLYRRIMGPLIGQAKWRYGFLGIITALLLAVMGTVLLGWVKVKMLPFDNKSEFQVILNMPEGSALERTAQAAREIAAVVRGEPEVTDYQIYVGTAAPFNFNGLVRHYFMRRGSHVADIQVNLVNKSQRKAQSHDIARRVRPQVTAIANKYGARVAVAEVPPGPPVLQTLVAEIYGPTEESRLALSKKVREIFQQTEGVVDTDWYLEADQPKTRFIIDKEKAALNGVSAETISQTLRLAVEGLSVDLVHLPREKEDVELVLHLPRASRTTPEELLALRVRSGDGNMLAEPGTNSSALIPLRELVRMEQTITDKSIYHKNLMQVTYVIGDVAGVIESPVYAILKMNTALAKIDPRQYGGTTAELKIWNAVQPFADTQPSMKWDGEWHITIEVFRDMGMAFAAVLMLIYVLMVGWFRSFLTPFIVMVAIPFSLVGILPAHGLMGAFFSATSMIGFMAGAGIVVRNSIILVDFIEQRIAEGMPLAEAVIDAGAVRFRPMLLTALAVVVGAGVILFDPIFQGLAIALMAGEIASLTISRMAVPILYYMAYAGKPASKS is encoded by the coding sequence ATGAATAGCAACGACACCAAATCGCAAGGGACTCAAAGGCCCAAGGACACGCCATCCGGGCTTGGCGTGGCCGGTCGGGTGGCAAGTTTGTTTATTGATTCCAAGCTCACGCCGTTAATCATCCTTTCCTCCGTGTTGCTGGGGGTAGGCGCCGCTCTGCTGTTGCCGCGCGAGGAGGAACCGCAGATCAAGGTGCCGATGGTGGATGTGATGGTGTCCATGCCCGGCTCCAATGCCCGGGAAGTTGAGGAGCGCGTCACGCGTCCGATGGAAAAATTGTTATGGGAAATCCCGGGCGTTGAGTATGTATATTCCACCTCAAAACCCGGCGAAAGCCTCGTCATTGTACGCTTCAAGGTTGGGGAGGACATCGAGCGCAGCTTGGTAAAGTTGAACCAGAAGCTGCAATCGAATTACGACCGCATCCCGCACGGAGTCTCCGCGCCGCTCATCAAGCAGCGCTCGATTGACGACGTGCCGATTCTCGCGCTGACGTTTCACAGCTCGCGCTACGATCATCTGACCTTGCGGCGACTGGTGGCCCAGGTGGACGATGCGGTCAAACAGGTGCCGCTGGTGGCGGAGACAACCATCATTGGCGGCGCACGACGCCAGGTGCGAGTGCTCCTGGATCCGGCACGGCTGGCTTCCCGCAACCTTAGCGCCGCCGGCCTGATCCCTATGCTGCAACAGGCCAATCGGCAAACCGCCTCCGGGGGGCTTACCAGCGACAATCATGAGGTCGCTGTGGAAACCGGCGCATTTCTAAGCAGCGCGGAGGAAGTCGGCAATGTGGTCGCCGGAGTATTCAACGGCAAGCCGGTTTATCTCCGGGAAGTTTCGACCATTGTGGATGGCGCAGAAGAGCCAACCCAGTATGTGCTGTTTGGCCAAGGCATCGCCAGCGCATCCCTGGCCACCGAACAAAACGCGGTCACGATCACGGTAGCCAAACGCCCTGGCGCCAATGCAATTGACGTGGCGCACGACGTAATGCGAAAGGTGAACGCCCTGAAGGGCCGCCTGATCCCCGCTGACATCACGCTGACCGTGACTCGCCATTACGGTGAAACTGCCTCGGAAAAATCCAATGAGCTGCTGTTCCACATGGGCATCGCGGTGGTCAGTGTCTCGATCCTGATCCTGCTGACCCTGGGCTGGCGCGAGTCCCTGATCGTGGGCATCGCCATTCCCGCGACCCTCGCATTGACATTGCTGGTCTTCTATTTGTACGGCTACACGCTGAACCGCATCACGCTGTTCGCACTGATCTTCTCCATCGGTATCCTGGTGGACGACGCCATTGTGGTGGTGGAAAACATTGTGCGCCACTTCCACCTGCCGCACAACCAGGGCCGCCCTTGGAGTGCAATCGCCATTGAGGCCGTCAACGAAGTCGGGAACCCGACTATTCTCGCCACCTTCGCCGTGATTGCTGCGGTGCTGCCAATGGCATTTGTGGGCGGCCTGATGGGGCCTTACATGCGGCCCATTCCGGTGGGCTCCAGCGCGGCCATGTTGTTCTCGCTGGGGATCGCATTCATTGTCACCCCCTGGGCAGCCGTGCGCATCCTGCGCTGGGGAGCCAGCAAAGTAGCGGCATCCACTTCCGTCAGCACAACTTCCGCCCCGCATTCCCATTTTGAGCATGAGGAGGATTTCTTCACGCGGCTGTACCGGCGGATCATGGGGCCGCTCATTGGGCAGGCAAAGTGGCGCTATGGATTCCTGGGGATCATCACGGCCCTGTTGCTTGCCGTCATGGGCACGGTGTTGCTCGGCTGGGTGAAAGTGAAGATGCTGCCCTTTGACAACAAGAGCGAATTCCAGGTCATCCTGAACATGCCGGAAGGCAGCGCGCTGGAACGCACCGCCCAGGCCGCGCGCGAGATCGCCGCCGTGGTGCGCGGTGAACCGGAAGTGACCGACTACCAGATTTATGTCGGCACCGCCGCCCCCTTCAATTTCAACGGGCTGGTGCGCCATTATTTCATGCGGCGCGGCTCACACGTGGCGGATATCCAGGTGAACCTGGTCAACAAGAGCCAACGCAAGGCCCAGAGTCACGACATCGCCCGGCGGGTGCGCCCGCAAGTCACTGCCATCGCCAACAAATACGGCGCGCGCGTGGCCGTGGCGGAAGTGCCACCCGGCCCGCCGGTGCTGCAAACGCTGGTTGCGGAAATCTATGGCCCCACCGAAGAATCCCGGTTGGCGCTGTCGAAAAAGGTGCGGGAAATCTTCCAGCAAACCGAGGGCGTGGTGGATACCGACTGGTATCTGGAAGCGGACCAGCCCAAAACCCGGTTCATCATTGACAAGGAAAAGGCCGCGTTGAATGGCGTCAGCGCGGAAACCATCTCCCAGACTTTACGGCTGGCGGTGGAAGGACTTTCCGTGGACCTCGTCCACCTGCCGCGTGAGAAGGAAGACGTGGAACTGGTGCTGCACCTGCCGCGCGCCAGTCGCACCACTCCGGAAGAACTCCTGGCGCTGCGCGTACGCTCCGGGGACGGCAACATGCTCGCGGAACCCGGCACCAACAGCAGCGCCTTGATCCCGTTACGGGAACTGGTGCGCATGGAGCAAACCATCACGGACAAGAGCATCTATCACAAAAACTTGATGCAGGTGACTTATGTGATTGGCGATGTGGCGGGCGTCATTGAAAGCCCCGTGTACGCCATCCTGAAAATGAACACAGCGCTGGCCAAAATTGACCCGCGCCAATACGGCGGCACGACGGCGGAGTTAAAAATCTGGAACGCAGTGCAACCCTTCGCCGATACGCAACCATCCATGAAATGGGACGGGGAATGGCACATCACCATCGAGGTATTTCGCGACATGGGCATGGCCTTCGCCGCCGTGCTAATGCTGATCTACGTGCTGATGGTCGGCTGGTTCCGATCCTTCCTGACGCCGTTCATCGTCATGGTGGCAATTCCGTTTTCGCTCGTGGGCATTCTCCCGGCGCACGGACTGATGGGCGCATTCTTCTCGGCCACCTCCATGATTGGCTTCATGGCGGGCGCCGGTATTGTGGTGCGCAATTCCATCATCCTGGTGGACTTCATCGAACAACGCATCGCGGAAGGCATGCCCCTGGCGGAGGCAGTTATTGATGCCGGGGCGGTACGGTTCCGTCCTATGTTACTCACAGCCCTGGCGGTCGTGGTAGGCGCGGGCGTCATTCTGTTTGATCCCATTTTCCAGGGGCTGGCTATCGCCCTGATGGCCGGGGAAATTGCCAGTCTGACCATTAGCCGCATGGCGGTGCCAATACTGTACTACATGGCCTATGCGGGCAAACCCGCGTCCAAATCATAA
- a CDS encoding efflux RND transporter periplasmic adaptor subunit has translation MNTKGVLLIGIVTVAWVSGCGRESHVATEPALPTAAVRVAKAEGKNHQAVEEVVGTVRAKVRTHIEAKVSGHITQLPVDAGQTVKAGELLAELDVQEIRAKLAQVKAVRQQADAERKRYNELLLKQATTPQEAERVQMQFLVAEATVQETEAMLGYGRVLAPFGGVITRKLAEVGDLAGPGRTLLELEDPATLRFEADVPEALLSRIQLGAKMPVLLSTLSEPLPGQVAEVEPVADPQSRTFLVKFSLPAHAGLRAGLFGRVSVPVGESTKIRVPDSAVVHRGQMECVFVTTGGRAQLRLVKTGRLINGEIELVSGLEAGELVVTEGAAALVDGQPLTIKANAP, from the coding sequence ATGAATACCAAAGGTGTTCTTCTGATTGGCATAGTCACCGTCGCATGGGTAAGCGGATGCGGCCGGGAATCTCATGTAGCCACCGAGCCCGCACTACCAACGGCAGCCGTGCGCGTGGCCAAAGCGGAGGGAAAAAACCACCAGGCCGTGGAAGAAGTGGTGGGCACAGTACGCGCCAAGGTGCGCACGCACATTGAGGCCAAAGTTTCCGGGCACATCACCCAATTGCCGGTGGACGCCGGACAAACGGTCAAGGCGGGCGAACTGCTGGCCGAATTGGATGTGCAGGAAATCCGTGCGAAATTGGCGCAGGTCAAGGCGGTGCGACAACAGGCAGACGCCGAGCGCAAGCGTTACAACGAATTGCTGCTGAAGCAGGCGACCACCCCGCAGGAAGCCGAACGTGTCCAAATGCAATTCCTGGTGGCGGAAGCCACCGTGCAGGAAACCGAAGCCATGCTGGGTTATGGTCGGGTGCTGGCGCCCTTTGGCGGTGTCATCACCCGAAAACTGGCTGAAGTGGGCGATCTGGCCGGACCGGGTCGCACCCTGTTGGAACTGGAAGACCCGGCCACCTTGCGCTTCGAGGCAGACGTGCCAGAAGCGCTGTTGTCCCGCATTCAATTGGGTGCAAAAATGCCGGTCCTCCTTTCCACGCTATCTGAACCGCTTCCCGGGCAGGTGGCCGAGGTGGAACCCGTGGCGGATCCCCAAAGCCGCACCTTCCTGGTTAAATTCAGTTTGCCAGCCCATGCCGGACTGCGAGCCGGACTGTTTGGCCGAGTCAGCGTGCCAGTCGGCGAAAGCACCAAGATACGCGTGCCGGACAGCGCAGTAGTTCATCGTGGACAAATGGAATGCGTGTTTGTGACGACAGGCGGTAGAGCCCAATTGCGATTGGTAAAAACCGGGCGTTTGATCAATGGCGAAATCGAGCTGGTATCCGGCTTGGAAGCGGGAGAACTGGTTGTAACGGAGGGGGCGGCGGCGTTGGTGGATGGCCAGCCGTTGACGATCAAAGCCAACGCGCCATAA
- a CDS encoding DUF6132 family protein codes for MLPLILFLGIGAGLGSLLGYYGQCSSGTCPLTATWWRGALYGGFWGLVMFVTSRR; via the coding sequence ATGTTGCCGCTGATTCTTTTTCTTGGCATCGGGGCCGGGTTGGGGTCGTTGCTGGGGTATTACGGCCAATGCAGTTCCGGGACCTGTCCCTTGACTGCCACTTGGTGGCGGGGCGCGCTTTATGGCGGATTCTGGGGCCTCGTGATGTTTGTCACCTCCCGGCGATAA
- a CDS encoding DUF2892 domain-containing protein yields MKMEYVIRIMAGTMVLIGTAIAHWVSPWGHALTAFVGLNLIQSAFTGFCPAENILRKLGIGKDGGSCCR; encoded by the coding sequence ATGAAAATGGAATATGTGATTCGAATTATGGCCGGCACCATGGTGCTGATTGGCACCGCCATCGCCCATTGGGTCTCCCCGTGGGGGCATGCCCTGACCGCCTTTGTCGGCCTGAACCTCATTCAATCCGCCTTCACCGGCTTTTGCCCGGCGGAAAACATCCTGCGCAAACTCGGGATTGGAAAGGATGGTGGCTCATGTTGCCGCTGA